In one window of Agrobacterium larrymoorei DNA:
- the ispG gene encoding flavodoxin-dependent (E)-4-hydroxy-3-methylbut-2-enyl-diphosphate synthase has product MTSHADYDPKPRRASVAVDVGGVIVGGGAPVVVQSMTNTDTADIDGTVQQVAALFRAGSEMVRITVDRDESAAAVPKIRERLLRIGMDVPLIGDFHYIGHKLLADHPACAEALAKYRINPGNVGFKDKKDKQFGDIIEMAIRYDKPVRIGVNWGSLDQELLTTLMDKNKEEGFPLSARQVTREAIVQSALISAELAEDIGLPRNRIILSAKVSQVQDLIAVYSMLSERSNHALHLGLTEAGMGSKGIVASSAAMGYVLQHGIGDTIRVSLTPEPNGDRTREVQVAQELLQVMGFRQFIPVVAACPGCGRTTSTVFQELAQNIQNDIRKNMPVWREKYPGVEALNVAVMGCIVNGPGESKHADIGISLPGTGETPAAPVFIDGEKALTLRGPDIAKDFEALVIDYIEKRFGQKDAAE; this is encoded by the coding sequence ATGACGTCACACGCCGATTACGATCCCAAGCCACGCCGCGCTTCCGTCGCTGTCGATGTGGGCGGTGTTATCGTGGGCGGCGGTGCGCCGGTCGTGGTGCAGTCCATGACCAACACGGACACTGCCGATATCGACGGAACGGTGCAGCAGGTCGCGGCATTGTTCCGTGCCGGATCGGAAATGGTCCGCATCACGGTAGATCGCGATGAGAGCGCGGCAGCTGTTCCGAAAATCCGTGAGCGCCTGCTGCGGATCGGCATGGATGTGCCGCTGATCGGGGATTTCCACTATATCGGCCACAAGCTTCTGGCGGATCACCCCGCTTGCGCTGAAGCTCTGGCGAAATATCGCATCAACCCGGGCAATGTCGGTTTCAAGGACAAAAAGGACAAGCAGTTCGGTGATATCATCGAAATGGCGATCCGTTACGACAAGCCGGTGCGCATCGGTGTCAATTGGGGTTCGCTCGATCAGGAACTTCTGACCACGCTGATGGACAAGAACAAGGAAGAGGGTTTTCCGCTCTCCGCCCGTCAGGTCACGCGTGAGGCCATTGTTCAGTCCGCATTGATTTCCGCCGAGCTTGCCGAGGATATCGGCCTGCCGCGCAACCGCATCATCCTGTCCGCCAAGGTCAGTCAGGTGCAGGATCTGATTGCGGTGTATTCGATGCTATCGGAGCGGTCGAACCACGCGCTGCATCTGGGCCTGACCGAAGCTGGCATGGGCTCGAAGGGCATCGTCGCATCGTCGGCGGCCATGGGTTATGTGTTGCAGCACGGCATTGGTGACACGATCCGCGTCTCGCTGACGCCGGAGCCGAATGGTGACCGTACCCGCGAAGTGCAGGTGGCGCAGGAATTGCTGCAGGTTATGGGCTTTCGACAGTTCATTCCGGTGGTTGCGGCCTGTCCCGGATGCGGACGCACCACGTCTACCGTGTTTCAGGAACTGGCGCAGAACATTCAGAACGACATTCGCAAAAACATGCCGGTCTGGCGTGAGAAATATCCGGGTGTCGAAGCGCTGAATGTTGCGGTCATGGGCTGCATCGTCAATGGCCCCGGTGAGAGCAAGCATGCCGATATCGGCATTTCGCTGCCGGGCACCGGCGAAACGCCCGCCGCTCCCGTCTTCATCGACGGTGAGAAGGCGTTGACGTTGCGCGGTCCTGATATCGCCAAGGATTTCGAGGCGCTCGTTATCGACTACATCGAAAAACGTTTCGGTCAAAAGGATGCGGCGGAGTGA
- a CDS encoding MFS transporter: MTGSATQTTTSTRMPYMTRTRLGVSLLFLMNGFMMGSWAPMIPEFAKRLSLSESALGLVILVFGLGSLACMPIAGSQIARFGSRTVTLTVAFIFVPTLLLITLSNTIWAGVITVFLFGGLTGAMDVGMNANAVAVERSMRRAIMSSCHAFWSLGGLLGAGLGGLLITKAGIYGHAIALTIIAAILLAVAWPRVMVDRPHPEEERPKGGLPMTPLPWIIGIIALFSMIPEGAILDWGALYLRNELGASVAFSGFGFAAFSMTMAIMRFAGDLVRDRFGAVRTLQFCSAMSILGLLIAGLAGNAFIAIAGFAIAGIGISNMVPIAFSAAGNMPGLAPGIGLSVVTTMGYSGILVAPSAIGFIAEHTGLASVFIGLPLLHIVVFSLAKLARHADGASGH, translated from the coding sequence ATGACCGGCTCTGCCACGCAGACAACCACCTCCACCCGCATGCCCTATATGACGAGAACGCGTCTCGGCGTTTCTCTTCTCTTCCTCATGAATGGCTTCATGATGGGGTCCTGGGCGCCGATGATTCCCGAATTTGCCAAGCGGCTGTCGCTGAGTGAGAGCGCGCTCGGCCTCGTCATCCTCGTCTTCGGCCTCGGCTCGCTGGCCTGCATGCCGATTGCCGGTTCGCAGATCGCCCGCTTCGGTTCGCGCACGGTTACGCTCACCGTTGCCTTCATCTTCGTGCCGACACTCCTTCTCATCACTCTGTCGAATACGATCTGGGCGGGCGTCATCACCGTGTTTCTCTTTGGCGGCCTGACGGGCGCGATGGATGTGGGGATGAATGCCAACGCCGTTGCCGTGGAGCGCAGCATGCGCCGGGCCATCATGTCCTCCTGCCATGCATTCTGGAGCCTTGGCGGCCTTCTCGGCGCGGGTCTCGGCGGTCTTCTCATCACCAAGGCTGGCATATACGGTCACGCAATCGCGCTCACAATTATTGCCGCTATCCTGCTCGCTGTGGCATGGCCACGCGTCATGGTAGACCGTCCGCACCCGGAAGAGGAGCGCCCAAAGGGTGGTCTTCCCATGACGCCGCTGCCGTGGATCATTGGCATCATTGCACTATTCTCCATGATTCCAGAAGGCGCTATTCTCGATTGGGGCGCGCTTTATCTCCGCAACGAACTCGGTGCCTCGGTCGCATTCTCAGGCTTCGGCTTCGCCGCCTTCTCGATGACCATGGCCATCATGCGTTTTGCCGGCGATCTGGTGCGTGACCGGTTCGGCGCCGTTCGCACCCTGCAATTCTGCTCGGCCATGTCGATCCTCGGCCTTTTGATTGCAGGTCTCGCCGGAAATGCCTTCATCGCCATCGCGGGCTTTGCGATTGCGGGCATCGGTATCTCCAACATGGTGCCGATTGCCTTTTCCGCGGCTGGTAATATGCCGGGTCTCGCACCCGGTATCGGCCTCTCGGTCGTCACCACCATGGGTTATTCCGGCATTCTCGTTGCGCCGTCGGCCATCGGCTTCATTGCCGAACATACGGGTCTTGCCAGTGTCTTCATCGGCCTTCCACTGCTGCACATCGTGGTTTTTTCGCTCGCCAAGCTCGCGCGCCATGCCGATGGGGCAAGCGGCCACTGA
- a CDS encoding DeoR/GlpR family DNA-binding transcription regulator — protein sequence MSKTDHFVSERQALIYAELQAKGRVLAQELAQSFDVSEDTVRRDLREMAARGECERVYGGALLSSGKTVPLKNRMNEMQERKDSLGLAAASLLQDGMTAFIDAGSTNLAVARHLAIGMRLTVITNTPVIAAELMGRSGIELITIGGRIDPAVGAAIDTTAIRQLEQMRPDLCIVGVCGLTLERGLAADIYEDAVFKRLACQASAKVLAAITSGKLGTAAAFHVAPLDPSLTLVLEPGADADFVLGLEEKDLDIHFAGHPARSSSHPHSLKDQSR from the coding sequence ATGTCCAAAACAGATCATTTTGTCAGCGAGCGTCAGGCGCTCATCTATGCCGAGCTTCAAGCCAAGGGCCGCGTTCTTGCGCAGGAGCTGGCGCAGAGTTTCGATGTCTCCGAAGACACCGTCCGTCGCGATCTCCGGGAGATGGCGGCGCGGGGCGAATGCGAGCGTGTCTATGGTGGTGCCCTGCTTTCGAGCGGCAAGACCGTTCCGCTGAAGAACCGAATGAATGAAATGCAGGAGCGCAAGGATAGTCTTGGGCTTGCTGCCGCCTCGCTGCTGCAGGATGGAATGACGGCCTTCATCGATGCCGGTTCGACCAATCTTGCCGTGGCAAGACATTTGGCAATAGGCATGAGGCTGACCGTGATTACCAATACGCCGGTCATCGCCGCGGAGTTGATGGGGCGTTCCGGCATCGAACTGATCACAATCGGCGGCAGAATAGACCCGGCTGTCGGTGCGGCAATCGATACCACAGCCATCCGTCAACTGGAGCAGATGCGTCCCGATCTCTGCATCGTCGGCGTTTGCGGGCTGACTTTGGAGCGCGGTCTGGCTGCCGATATTTACGAGGATGCCGTTTTCAAGCGGCTTGCCTGCCAAGCCAGCGCCAAGGTTCTGGCCGCCATTACCAGCGGGAAACTTGGAACGGCCGCTGCCTTCCACGTCGCACCGCTCGATCCGTCATTGACGCTTGTTCTGGAGCCGGGTGCGGATGCCGATTTCGTTCTTGGGCTCGAAGAAAAAGACCTCGACATCCATTTTGCGGGACACCCAGCCCGCTCATCATCCCATCCGCATTCATTGAAGGACCAGTCCCGATGA
- the pyc gene encoding pyruvate carboxylase, translating into MKISKILVANRSEIAIRVFRAANELGIKTVAIWAEEDKLSLHRFKADESYQVGRGPHLAKDMGPIESYLSIEEVIRVAKLSGADAIHPGYGLLSESPEFVDACDAAGITFIGPRPATMRQLGNKVAARNLAISVGVPVVPATEPLPEDMAEVERMAEEIGYPVMLKASWGGGGRGMRAIRKKEDLAREVTEAKREAKAAFGKDEVYLEKLVERARHVESQILGDTHGNVVHLFERDCSIQRRNQKVVERAPAPYLSEAQRQELANYSLKIAAATNYIGAGTVEYLMDADTQKFYFIEVNPRIQVEHTVTEVVTGIDIVKAQIHILEGAAIGTPESGVPEQKDIRLNGHALQCRITTEDPEHNFIPDYGRITAYRSAAGFGIRLDGGTAYTGAVITRYYDPLLVKVTASGGTPQEAISRMDRALREFRIRGVATNLTFLEAIIGHASFRDNSYTTRFIDSTPELFAQVKRQDRATKLLTYLADVTVNGHPETKGRATPSAKAVKPIIPYIDAPTPDGTKQLLDRLGPKGFAEWMRNEKRVLVTDTTMRDGHQSLLATRVRTHDIARVASVYAKALPQLLSLECWGGATFDVSMRFLTEDPWERLSLIREGAPNLLLQMLLRGANGVGYKNYPDNVVKYFVRQAARGGVDLFRVFDCLNWVENMRVSMDAIAEENKLCEATICYTGDLLNSARPKYDLKYYTNLAAELEKAGAHIIAVKDMAGLLKPAAAKVLFKALREATSLPIHFHTHDTSGISAATVLAAVDAGVDAVDAAMDAFSGNTSQPCLGSIVEALAGSERDTGLDTEWIRRISFYWEAVRNQYVAFESDLKGPASEVYLHEMPGGQFTNLKEQARSLGLESRWHEVAQAYADANQMFGDIVKVTPSSKVVGDMALMMVSQDLTVADVENPDKEVSFPESVVSMLKGDLGQSPGGWPEALQKKALKGEQPYTVRPGSLLADADLDAERKTIETKLERPVDDFEFASYLMYPKVFTDFALASETYGPVSVLPTHAYFYGMEDGEELFADIERGKTLVIVNQASSGTDEKGMVTVFFEINGQPRRIKVPDRAHGATGSAVRRKAEPGNAAHVGAPMPGVISRVFANAGQEVKAGDVLVSIEAMKMETALHAERDGKIAEILVRPSDQIDAKDLLVTYAE; encoded by the coding sequence TTGAAAATATCGAAAATACTCGTTGCCAATCGTTCGGAGATCGCGATCCGAGTGTTCCGTGCCGCCAACGAGCTCGGTATAAAAACGGTCGCTATCTGGGCGGAAGAGGACAAGCTTTCGCTGCACCGTTTCAAGGCGGATGAGAGCTATCAGGTTGGTCGCGGGCCGCATCTGGCGAAAGACATGGGTCCGATTGAGAGCTATCTTTCGATCGAGGAAGTGATCCGTGTCGCAAAGCTTTCTGGCGCTGACGCAATTCACCCCGGCTACGGCCTGCTGTCTGAGAGCCCGGAATTCGTGGATGCCTGCGATGCCGCGGGCATTACCTTCATCGGCCCACGCCCGGCAACGATGCGCCAGCTCGGCAACAAGGTTGCCGCGCGTAATCTGGCCATTTCGGTCGGCGTTCCTGTCGTGCCTGCGACGGAGCCGCTGCCGGAGGATATGGCCGAGGTCGAGCGTATGGCCGAGGAAATCGGCTATCCGGTGATGCTGAAAGCGTCCTGGGGCGGTGGCGGTCGCGGCATGCGCGCCATCCGTAAAAAGGAAGATCTTGCGCGTGAAGTGACCGAAGCCAAGCGCGAAGCCAAGGCCGCATTCGGCAAAGATGAAGTCTATCTGGAAAAGCTGGTGGAGCGTGCCCGCCACGTGGAAAGCCAGATTCTCGGCGATACGCATGGCAACGTCGTGCATCTCTTCGAGCGCGATTGCTCCATTCAGCGCCGAAACCAGAAGGTGGTCGAGCGTGCGCCTGCGCCCTATCTTTCCGAGGCGCAGCGGCAGGAACTGGCCAATTACTCTCTGAAGATCGCAGCCGCGACGAATTATATCGGTGCGGGCACTGTCGAATATCTGATGGATGCCGATACCCAGAAATTCTACTTCATCGAAGTCAATCCGCGCATTCAGGTCGAGCATACGGTCACCGAAGTCGTCACCGGCATCGATATCGTCAAGGCGCAGATTCATATTCTCGAGGGCGCTGCGATCGGCACGCCCGAATCCGGCGTGCCCGAGCAGAAGGATATCCGCCTGAACGGCCATGCGCTCCAGTGCCGTATCACCACGGAAGATCCTGAGCACAATTTCATTCCCGACTATGGTCGCATCACCGCCTATCGCTCCGCTGCCGGTTTCGGCATTCGTCTGGATGGCGGCACGGCCTATACCGGGGCGGTGATCACGCGCTACTACGATCCGCTTCTCGTCAAGGTCACGGCATCCGGCGGCACGCCGCAAGAGGCAATCAGCCGTATGGATCGTGCGTTGCGCGAGTTCCGTATTCGCGGCGTGGCCACCAACCTCACCTTCCTTGAGGCGATCATCGGCCATGCCAGTTTCCGTGACAATTCCTACACGACGCGCTTCATCGATTCGACGCCGGAACTGTTCGCGCAGGTCAAGCGTCAGGACCGCGCCACCAAGCTTCTGACCTATCTCGCGGATGTGACCGTCAATGGCCACCCGGAGACCAAGGGCCGTGCCACGCCGTCCGCCAAGGCGGTGAAGCCGATCATTCCTTATATCGACGCACCAACGCCTGACGGAACCAAGCAGCTGCTGGACAGGCTCGGGCCCAAGGGCTTTGCCGAGTGGATGCGTAATGAAAAGCGCGTGCTGGTAACCGACACAACGATGCGTGACGGCCATCAATCGCTTCTGGCGACCCGTGTGCGCACGCATGACATTGCCCGCGTGGCCAGCGTCTATGCGAAGGCCTTGCCACAACTGCTCTCGCTCGAATGCTGGGGTGGCGCGACCTTCGACGTGTCCATGCGCTTCCTGACAGAAGACCCTTGGGAGCGCCTGTCGCTGATCCGCGAGGGTGCGCCGAACCTGCTGCTACAAATGCTGCTGCGCGGCGCAAACGGTGTCGGCTACAAGAATTATCCGGATAATGTCGTCAAATATTTCGTCCGCCAGGCGGCGAGGGGCGGCGTGGACCTTTTCCGCGTCTTCGACTGCCTGAACTGGGTGGAGAATATGCGCGTGTCGATGGATGCCATCGCGGAAGAGAACAAGCTCTGCGAAGCGACCATCTGCTATACGGGCGATCTGCTCAATTCCGCGCGCCCGAAATACGACCTCAAATACTACACCAACCTTGCTGCCGAACTGGAAAAGGCAGGCGCGCATATCATAGCCGTCAAGGACATGGCGGGCCTTTTGAAGCCAGCGGCTGCCAAGGTTCTGTTCAAGGCGCTGCGTGAAGCTACGAGCCTGCCGATCCATTTCCACACGCATGATACGTCGGGCATTTCTGCTGCGACGGTACTGGCTGCTGTCGATGCCGGTGTGGATGCCGTCGATGCTGCCATGGATGCTTTCTCCGGTAATACGTCGCAGCCATGCCTTGGCTCCATCGTGGAAGCGCTGGCCGGTTCGGAGCGGGACACAGGGCTGGATACGGAATGGATTCGCCGCATCTCCTTCTATTGGGAAGCTGTGCGCAACCAGTATGTCGCCTTCGAAAGCGATCTGAAGGGCCCGGCGTCGGAAGTCTATCTGCACGAAATGCCCGGCGGCCAGTTCACAAACCTCAAGGAACAGGCCCGCTCGCTCGGTCTGGAAAGCCGCTGGCATGAGGTGGCGCAGGCCTATGCCGATGCGAACCAGATGTTCGGCGATATCGTTAAGGTCACGCCGTCCTCCAAGGTCGTCGGTGACATGGCGCTGATGATGGTCAGCCAGGATCTGACGGTGGCGGATGTCGAGAACCCGGACAAGGAAGTGTCCTTCCCGGAATCCGTCGTCTCCATGCTTAAGGGTGATCTCGGTCAATCGCCGGGCGGCTGGCCGGAGGCGTTGCAGAAAAAGGCGCTGAAGGGTGAGCAGCCCTACACGGTGCGGCCCGGCTCGCTGCTGGCCGATGCCGATCTCGATGCGGAGCGCAAGACCATCGAAACCAAGCTGGAACGACCGGTCGATGATTTCGAGTTCGCGTCCTACCTGATGTACCCGAAGGTCTTTACGGATTTCGCGCTTGCCTCCGAAACTTACGGCCCGGTTTCGGTACTACCGACTCACGCCTATTTCTACGGCATGGAAGATGGTGAGGAATTGTTTGCCGATATCGAGCGCGGCAAGACGCTCGTCATCGTCAATCAGGCCTCGTCCGGTACGGATGAAAAGGGGATGGTGACCGTCTTCTTCGAGATCAACGGTCAGCCGCGCCGCATCAAGGTGCCGGATCGTGCCCATGGCGCAACCGGCTCTGCCGTTCGCCGTAAGGCGGAACCGGGCAATGCAGCCCATGTCGGCGCGCCGATGCCGGGTGTCATCTCCCGTGTCTTCGCCAATGCGGGCCAAGAGGTGAAGGCGGGCGACGTTCTTGTTTCCATCGAAGCGATGAAAATGGAAACGGCGCTGCACGCTGAACGCGACGGCAAGATCGCCGAGATTCTCGTTCGTCCGAGCGATCAGATCGACGCCAAGGATTTGCTCGTCACCTACGCCGAGTAA